In one window of Echeneis naucrates chromosome 17, fEcheNa1.1, whole genome shotgun sequence DNA:
- the arl14 gene encoding ADP-ribosylation factor-like protein 14 has protein sequence MGLRGSKQPGAQVLILGLDNAGKSTLLYKLRHNATVATVPTIGFNVEMIEARKNRKNVLLTMWDVGGQGQMREHWSSFHSDAAAVVFVVDSSDRERLQEAKRELRRTLRSEQLLDKPLLILANKQDVNGALTATELKDRFNLRKMCSGRDWFVQPCSASTGFGVEEAFRQLVQMVRLPSEPGAMKDNIKETVHYLRTNSRH, from the coding sequence ATGGGCCTCCGAGGATCCAAGCAGCCCGGAGCCCAGGTCCTGATCCTGGGCCTGGACAACGCCGGGAAATCCACCCTCCTGTACAAACTCAGGCACAACGCGACCGTGGCCACCGTGCCCACCATCGGTTTCAACGTGGAAATGATCGAGGCCAGGAAAAACCGGAAGAACGTGCTTTTAACCATGTGGGACGTCGGCGGCCAGGGGCAGATGAGAGAGCACTGGAGCAGTTTCCACTCGGACGCGGCGGCCGTCGTGTTTGTGGTGGACAGCTCGGACAGGGAGCGTCTCCAAGAGGCGAAGAGAGAGCTGCGGAGGACGCTGAGGAGCGAACAGCTGCTGGACAAACCGCTGCTCATCCTGgccaacaaacaggatgtgaacgGAGCCCTGACTGCCACCGAGCTCAAGGACAGGTTTAACCTGAGAAAAATGTGCTCAGGTCGGGACTGGTTCGTTCAGCCCTGTTCCGCCTCGACGGGATTTGGGGTTGAGGAGGCCTTCAGACAGCTGGTCCAAATGGTCAGACTGCCATCAGAGCCTGGAGCGATGAAAGACAACATCAAGGAAACAGTGCACTACCTAAGAACGAATAGCAGGcattaa
- the LOC115057598 gene encoding zona pellucida sperm-binding protein 3-like, with protein sequence MNRHLQRSSWWIIALLSACRLAESRIVYSRGPGVENSRATTTFHGSARPEESEQQQQYNTELGERPRPVSVRCHPDSMEVVVQADLFDVGLRVDGTHLRLGAAPAARDGPCRGVQSGVAEVTVRTPLTECGTQLSSTEEKIIYSNSLVYSPEASADGLLRLEEATIPVECHYERYYALDGLSLRPTWHPFVSTIAAEDQIDFTLQLMTDDWQFERRSYSYFLGDTINFEITSVVADHMPLRVYVDHCVATATTDAEDTLRYDFIEHHGCLTDTYLTNSSSRFLPRIVDHKLRFQLEAFRFYQEPRNQVYLTCYVKAVPVMLTVDSQNRACSLIQDRWQSVDGDDLACSSCSVPHQFLETTTEPPTTTVGTKAWSLMTSQESFVQSRDEQHPARYVRFRPKIQQNQHKKLQSLDRLLKRGTDNTAEKTMQLGPLIVLPSRKFVTKPTDANVTLSKKN encoded by the exons ATGAACCGACACCTGCAAAGATCTTCCTGGTGGATCATCGCCCTCCTCTCCGCTTGTAGACTCGCAGAAAGCCGGATAGTTTACAGCCGAGGCCCCGGCGTTGAAAACTCCCGCGCCACGACGACGTTTCATGGGAGCGCGCGACCCGAAGAGTCT gagcagcagcagcagtacaacacGGAGCTCGGTGAGCGGCCTCGGCCCGTCTCGGTCCGGTGCCACCCGGACTCCATGGAGGTGGTGGTGCAGGCCGACTTGTTCGACGTGGGCCTTCGGGTAGACGGGACCCACCTGCGGCTTGGCGCGGCTCCAGCAGCCCGGGACGGTCCGTGCAGAGGCGTCCAGTCGGGAGTTGCTGAAGTCACCGTCCGGACACCGCTGACGGAGTGCGGTACTCAACTCTCG TCGACAGAAGAAAAGATCATCTATTCTAATAGTCTGGTCTACTCACCTGAAGCTTCAGCTGATGGTTTGCTGAGACTGGAGGAGGCTACGATTCCAGTTGAATGCCATTATGAAAG ATACTATGCTCTGGATGGTCTGTCTCTGCGTCCCACCTGGCACCCTTTTGTCTCCACGATCGCAGCAGAAGACCAAATTGATTTCACTCTTCAACTCATGACTG ATGACTGGCAATTTGAGAGGAGATCTTATTCATATTTCCTTGGTGATACCATTAATTTCGAAATCACTTCTGTCGTGGCTGACCACATGCCCCTGCGCGTCTATGTTGATCATTGTGTTGCCACAGCAACTACTGATGCAGAGGATACCTTAAGATATGACTTCATTGAACATCACGG ATGTTTGACTGACACTTATCTGACAAACTCCAGCTCCCGGTTTCTACCTAGAATTGTGGATCATAAGCTGAGGTTTCAGCTGGAGGCCTTTAGGTTTTACCAGGAGCCCAGGAATCAG GTCTACTTAACCTGCTACGTGAAGGCTGTTCCAGTCATGCTAACAGTCGACTCACAAAACAGGGCATGCTCTTTAATTCAAGACAG GTGGCAGTCTGTTGATGGAGATGACCTGGCATGTAGCAGCTGCAGTGTCCCCCATCAGTTTTTGGAGACAACCACAGAACCTCCCACAACTACAGTCGGCACCAAAGCCTGGTCGCTCATGACTTCACAGGAGAGTTTCGTCCAGAGCAGAGATGAGCAACATCCAGCAAGATATGTACGTTTCCGTCCAAAAATACAGCAGAACCAGCACAAAAAACTTCAGTCTTTGGATAGATTGCTCAAGAGAGGAACGGACAATACTGCAG AGAAAACTATGCAGCTGGGACCCCTTATTGTTCTCCCATCCAGAAAATTTGTAACAAAGCCAACAGATGCCAATGTGACGCTTTCAAAAAAGAACTAG
- the LOC115057600 gene encoding interleukin-12 subunit alpha-like, with protein MPLIKLYFSPALVLLMVSCLLWQHGKSLTIPRKHLTHQCVLDAAKLLKNITNVLSKDELFRGINCTTQSVELSTTTNTAFLCSPKGLTCSEIPKSEFDRESCLTNIEEDLRQYYKFLATHPEPTLLIELRQFMEDCFPWSLFSELPSAQAAAVRDSTFNERQRLCKVLKGFHVRTITINRAFAYINSFEHNK; from the exons ATGCCTCTCATCAAGCTCT ACTTCAGTCCTGCACTCGTGCTCCTGATGGTCAGCTGTCTCCTGTGGCAGCACGGAAAGTCTCTGACGATCCCGAGAAAACATCTGACACACCAGTGTGTCCTGGATGCAGCAAAACTTCTGAAGAACATCACTAATGTGCTTTCAAAG gaTGAACTGTTCCGAGGCATCAACTGTACAACGCAAAGTGTGGAGCTCAGCACGACAACGAACACAGCTTTTTTGTGTTCGCCAAAG GGATTAACATGCTCTGAAATCCCTAAATCAGAATTTGATCGG GAGTCATGTCTGACAAATATTGAGGAGGATTTACGTCAGTATTACAAATTCCTTGCAACTCATCCAGAGCCAACTCTTCTAATTGAGCTCAGACAATTCATGGAG GACTGCTTCCCATGGTCTCTGTTCTCAGAATTGCCTTCAGCACAG GCTGCTGCGGTCCGTGATAGCACCTTCAATGAAAGGCAGAGACTCTGTAAAGTGCTGAAGGGCTTCCATGTCCGCACCATCACCATCAACAGAGCCTTTGCATACATTAATTCTTTtgaacacaataaataa
- the LOC115057599 gene encoding schwannomin-interacting protein 1-like: MVHQEKRIYQAQRNERESIRQKLALGSFYDDEPVIYTSCSKNGPSSRLQSGVNLQVCFVNDSSSDKDSDAEDSRTETSLDTPLSPVSKQSSSLSDRDTAEEDSDPLDDCSGFWRVQRRLQEEARVALALARPMARMQVEVERQIQLHRRSPVADLLPHLPHISEGLLKRNLRQGDMRDMSLGQLQVITNDLHSQIQSLNEELVQLLLMRDELHVEQDAMLVDIEDLTRHAHSHQRHQAEKAISK; this comes from the exons ATGGTGCACCAGGAGAAACGCATTTATCAg GCCCAGAGGAATGAGAGAGAGTCCATCAGGCAGAAACTTGCCCTTGGCAGTTTCTATGACGACGAGCCAGTCATCTACACCAGCTGCAGCAAGAACGGCCCATCCTCCCG gctGCAGAGTGGGGTGAACCTGCAGGTGTGTTTTGtcaatgacagcagcagtgacaaagACAGTGATGCTGAGGAcagcaggacagagaccagTCTGGACACACCACTGTCACCTGTG AGCAAGCAAAGCTCTTCGTTATCGGACCGGGACACGGCAGAGGAGGATTCTGACCCATTAGATGACTGCAGTGGGTTCTGGCGGGTGCAGCGGAGACTGCAGGAGGAGGCCCGGGTGGCACTGGCTCTAGCTCGGCCCATGGCTCGGatgcaggtggaggtggagagacAGATCCAACTGCACAGGCGTTCACCTGTGGCTGACCTG CTTCCCCATTTGCCTCACATCAGCGAGGGTTTGCTGAAGAGGAATTTGAGGCAAGGGGACATGAGGGACATGAGCCTCGGACAGCTCCAAGTGATCACGAATGATTTACACTCACAGATTCAGA GTTTAAATGAGGAGCTGGTGCAGTTGCTGCTGATGAGGGATGAACTGCACGTGGAGCAGGACGCAATGCTGGTGGACATAGAGGACCTCACCAG GCATGCCCACAGCCATCAGCGGCACCAGGCAGAGAAAGCTATCTCTAAATAG